One Zymomonas mobilis subsp. pomaceae ATCC 29192 genomic region harbors:
- a CDS encoding type I restriction-modification system subunit M — protein sequence MTGQEQRAALQRKIWDIANDVRGSVDGWDFKQYVLGTLFYRFISENFAAYIEAGEESIDYAALSDDVITDDIKDDAIKTKGYFIYPSQLFANVVDNANTNDSLNTDLAQIFAAIESSANGYPSELDIRGLFADFDTTSTRLGNTVTEKNSRLSKVLKRVAELDFGDFDNSQIDLFGDAYEFLISNYAANAGKSGGEFFTPQHVSKLIAQLAMHGQEKVNKIYDPACGSGSLLLQAKKQFDEHIIEEGFFGQEINHTTYNLARMNMFLHNINYDKFNIQRGDTLTQPHFQDDKPFDAIVSNPPYSVKWIGSDDPTLINDDRFAPAGVLAPKSKADFAFVLHALSYLSAKGRAAIVCFPGIFYRNGAEKKIRQYLVDNNYVETVIALASNLFYGTTIAVTILVLAKNKTDTAIQFIDASGEEFFKKATNTNLMTDDHIARVMKIFDRKEDVDHVAASVPYEIIVNRGYNLSVSSYVEPRDTREVIDIDILNEKINTTVERINRLRADIDAIIAEIEA from the coding sequence ATGACCGGCCAAGAACAACGCGCAGCGCTACAACGGAAAATCTGGGACATCGCGAACGATGTGCGCGGCTCGGTCGATGGCTGGGACTTCAAACAGTATGTCCTTGGCACGCTCTTCTATAGGTTCATCAGCGAGAATTTCGCTGCCTATATCGAGGCCGGTGAAGAGAGTATCGACTATGCGGCTCTATCCGATGACGTCATCACTGATGACATTAAGGACGATGCCATCAAGACCAAGGGCTATTTCATCTATCCCAGTCAACTGTTCGCCAATGTGGTGGACAACGCCAACACGAATGACAGCCTGAACACCGATCTGGCGCAGATCTTTGCGGCTATTGAATCCTCGGCCAATGGCTATCCGTCTGAGCTGGATATTAGGGGCCTGTTCGCCGATTTCGACACGACCAGCACGCGCCTCGGCAATACCGTCACGGAAAAGAATAGCCGATTATCCAAGGTGCTTAAGCGCGTTGCGGAACTGGATTTCGGAGACTTTGACAACAGCCAGATTGACCTGTTCGGCGATGCCTATGAATTCCTGATCTCTAACTATGCCGCCAATGCGGGCAAGTCTGGCGGCGAGTTTTTTACCCCGCAACATGTTTCAAAGCTCATCGCGCAGCTCGCCATGCACGGGCAAGAAAAGGTCAACAAGATTTACGACCCAGCCTGCGGCTCCGGCTCGCTGCTGCTGCAAGCCAAGAAGCAGTTCGATGAACACATCATTGAAGAGGGTTTCTTCGGGCAGGAGATCAATCACACGACCTATAACCTCGCCCGCATGAACATGTTCCTGCACAACATTAATTATGACAAGTTCAATATACAACGCGGCGATACGCTCACCCAGCCGCATTTCCAGGACGACAAGCCTTTTGACGCCATCGTCTCCAACCCGCCCTATTCGGTGAAGTGGATCGGCTCGGACGATCCGACCCTGATCAACGATGACCGCTTTGCTCCGGCGGGAGTGCTGGCACCCAAGTCAAAGGCCGATTTCGCCTTTGTGCTGCATGCACTCAGCTATCTGTCGGCCAAGGGCCGTGCGGCGATCGTCTGCTTTCCCGGCATTTTCTATCGCAACGGGGCGGAGAAAAAGATCCGGCAATATCTCGTCGATAACAACTATGTCGAGACGGTGATCGCACTAGCCTCCAACCTTTTCTACGGCACGACTATCGCGGTGACGATCCTGGTCCTGGCCAAGAACAAGACCGACACGGCCATCCAATTCATCGACGCCAGCGGCGAAGAGTTTTTCAAGAAGGCCACCAACACCAATCTGATGACGGACGATCACATCGCGCGGGTGATGAAGATTTTTGATCGCAAGGAAGACGTCGATCATGTTGCCGCCTCGGTGCCGTATGAGATCATCGTGAATCGCGGCTATAACCTCTCGGTCAGCTCCTATGTCGAGCCGCGCGACACGCGCGAGGTGATCGACATCGATATCCTCAATGAAAAAATTAACACGACAGTTGAGCGGATCAATCGGCTCCGCGCCGACATTGACGCCATCATTGCGGAGATCGAGGCATGA
- a CDS encoding restriction endonuclease subunit S yields the protein MSAAGFLEKLLDGADVVWVPLGDESFFKIANTARRPVKASLRAAGEIPYYGANNIQDYVDGHTHDGEYVLIAEDGSASLESYSIQYVRGKFWANNHVHVVRGADGVDTRFLFHYLTTANFLPFLSSKGRAKLTKGNLVQVTVPIPCPDDPVKSMAIQGEIVRILDTFTELTAELTAELTQRKKQYNHYRNQLLTFDEGEVEWKTLGEVSLKSYSGATPTAGSPKYYDGGSIPWLRTQEVIFGDIHDTGVKITQAAVDETAAKWVPENCVIIAISGATAGRSGINKIPLTTNQHCCCLEIDPKQANYRYVFHWVSRNYENLKEMGQGARGDLNSGLIKGFKIPIPYPNDPAKSIEEQARIVAILDTFDTLTTSISEGLPREIELREKQYAYYRDQLLSFPKPDAEAA from the coding sequence ATGAGCGCGGCGGGGTTTCTGGAGAAGCTGCTGGATGGGGCTGATGTGGTGTGGGTGCCTTTGGGAGATGAAAGTTTTTTCAAGATTGCCAATACCGCGCGCAGGCCGGTCAAAGCCTCTTTGCGCGCAGCTGGAGAAATTCCCTACTACGGCGCGAACAACATTCAGGACTACGTCGACGGCCATACGCATGACGGCGAATACGTCCTGATCGCTGAGGATGGTTCAGCAAGTCTCGAAAGCTATTCGATCCAATATGTTCGGGGTAAATTCTGGGCCAACAACCATGTTCACGTTGTGAGGGGAGCCGACGGAGTCGATACGCGGTTTTTATTTCACTATTTGACGACGGCCAACTTCCTCCCGTTCCTATCGAGCAAAGGGCGGGCAAAGCTGACAAAGGGAAATTTGGTTCAAGTCACGGTCCCCATTCCATGCCCGGATGATCCGGTAAAGTCGATGGCGATACAGGGGGAGATTGTTCGGATACTGGACACCTTCACCGAGCTTACTGCCGAGCTTACTGCCGAGCTTACCCAGCGCAAAAAGCAATACAACCACTACCGCAACCAACTCCTGACCTTTGATGAGGGTGAGGTTGAGTGGAAGACGCTGGGAGAAGTGAGTCTGAAATCATACTCCGGCGCTACGCCCACGGCGGGTAGCCCAAAATACTATGATGGCGGGTCAATTCCTTGGCTAAGAACTCAAGAGGTTATTTTTGGTGATATCCATGACACGGGGGTAAAAATTACTCAGGCTGCGGTGGATGAAACGGCCGCCAAATGGGTGCCGGAGAACTGCGTTATTATCGCCATATCGGGAGCGACAGCTGGCCGTTCGGGAATAAACAAAATTCCACTCACCACAAACCAGCACTGCTGCTGTTTGGAAATTGACCCGAAGCAAGCGAATTACCGTTATGTTTTCCATTGGGTAAGCCGGAACTACGAAAACTTGAAGGAGATGGGACAAGGCGCGCGTGGCGATCTGAATTCGGGGCTCATAAAGGGCTTCAAAATTCCCATCCCGTACCCCAACGATCCAGCGAAGTCTATTGAAGAACAAGCCCGCATCGTCGCCATTCTCGACACATTCGACACGCTGACGACTTCGATCAGCGAAGGCCTGCCCCGCGAAATCGAGTTGCGCGAAAAGCAATATGCTTATTACCGTGATCAGTTGCTGAGCTTTCCCAAGCCTGACGCAGAGGCTGCCTAA
- the drt3b gene encoding antiviral reverse transcriptase Drt3b, which translates to MKNKRRRLKLDPKARYQRPVATDILPFEVPPSFSNLGFFSFLAKLNVKISTWCNSQTVRWISDNNQYDDIIFILFGTQKQDEKNFRTYPEKVDGKTYLIRESIIPPKWTIPFNFRISHKETSFRQLSVIHPKNQVFVADFYYKNSSELLYHCTKSNFSIRFPSSVAKTVRFKDRLFYEKKGGYQDSIEEVEREYEGAGSFFAYEKYSNIFKFYESYVYLNAERKFRTLLKLDISSCFDSIYTHSMTWATVGQEFAKENIQYLKSMFGSKFDKLLSEMNRGETNGIVIGPEFSRIFAEIILQDVDRKLEKMLLLNHNITNRVDYEIFRYVDDYFVFYSSEDIAKYVKQHLSELLKEVKLTLSSEKTKTYDRPIITPLTIAKNKISDCLARRIITNIAQKENPDGGKDINCFSVKVQKNSLITEFKTAIKESDIQYKDVLNYTLAAIERKINFIFRKFKSNHNDHKNYKELAQAILSLIEFSTFIYAAQPRVNFTVRLTRIVSIIVDNFHELKVDPELKDQVFKYIFDSLNRHIKHTPHDHFHEVEILYLLLALKKLGRNYQVTEENVTKFIGIEINKKDDSRPPMNYFSISVCLLYIRNKKKYNKLRMFLENEIKNKFLDRKAYLKTDAELIIAMLDLQCCPFISDELKKELASYYEVEENRRSFLSEAVPYWFTHWEEFDLSLALDKKRACEVY; encoded by the coding sequence ATGAAAAATAAAAGAAGAAGGCTTAAACTTGATCCTAAAGCCAGATATCAAAGACCTGTTGCTACTGATATACTACCATTTGAGGTTCCACCATCATTCTCGAATTTAGGATTCTTTTCCTTTCTTGCAAAATTAAATGTAAAGATATCCACATGGTGTAACAGTCAGACTGTAAGGTGGATATCTGATAATAATCAGTATGATGATATTATATTTATTTTGTTTGGAACCCAAAAACAGGACGAAAAAAATTTTCGTACGTATCCAGAGAAAGTCGATGGAAAAACTTATTTGATAAGAGAATCAATAATCCCTCCTAAATGGACAATTCCTTTTAATTTCCGTATTTCTCACAAAGAAACTTCATTTCGTCAGCTTTCAGTTATTCATCCAAAAAATCAGGTCTTTGTTGCCGACTTTTACTATAAAAATTCTTCAGAATTACTGTACCACTGTACCAAAAGTAATTTTTCAATTCGATTTCCTTCCTCTGTTGCAAAAACAGTTAGGTTTAAAGATAGGCTATTCTATGAAAAAAAGGGTGGCTACCAGGATTCTATTGAAGAGGTTGAAAGAGAATATGAAGGAGCAGGATCTTTTTTTGCTTATGAAAAGTATAGTAATATATTCAAATTCTATGAAAGTTATGTATATCTGAATGCGGAAAGAAAATTCCGTACATTGCTGAAACTTGATATTTCCAGCTGTTTTGATAGTATTTATACGCACTCTATGACGTGGGCAACTGTAGGGCAGGAGTTCGCTAAGGAAAATATACAATACTTAAAATCTATGTTCGGTAGTAAATTTGACAAACTTCTCAGTGAGATGAATAGAGGGGAAACAAACGGTATTGTTATCGGACCAGAATTTTCTCGAATATTTGCTGAAATTATTTTACAGGATGTCGACAGAAAACTGGAAAAAATGCTTCTATTAAATCATAATATCACAAATCGCGTTGATTATGAAATTTTCCGGTATGTTGACGACTACTTTGTATTTTACAGCAGCGAAGATATCGCAAAATATGTCAAGCAGCATCTTTCTGAACTTCTGAAAGAAGTTAAGCTTACTTTAAGCTCAGAAAAAACTAAGACTTATGATCGTCCTATCATTACACCGCTTACAATTGCAAAGAATAAAATTAGCGACTGTCTTGCAAGAAGGATCATTACGAATATTGCTCAAAAAGAAAATCCAGATGGTGGTAAAGATATAAATTGTTTTAGTGTTAAAGTTCAAAAAAATAGCCTTATTACAGAATTTAAAACTGCTATTAAAGAGAGTGATATTCAATATAAAGATGTCCTCAATTATACTTTGGCCGCGATAGAAAGAAAAATAAATTTTATTTTCAGAAAATTTAAATCTAATCATAATGATCACAAAAATTATAAGGAACTAGCTCAGGCTATCCTTAGCTTGATAGAATTTTCAACTTTTATTTATGCTGCACAACCTAGAGTCAATTTTACGGTTCGATTGACAAGAATCGTTTCTATTATAGTAGATAATTTTCATGAGTTGAAAGTTGACCCCGAATTGAAAGATCAGGTTTTTAAGTACATTTTTGATAGCTTAAATCGGCACATAAAGCATACTCCCCATGATCATTTTCATGAAGTAGAAATTTTATATTTGCTACTGGCGTTGAAAAAGTTGGGACGTAATTATCAAGTTACCGAAGAGAATGTTACAAAATTTATTGGTATTGAAATAAATAAAAAAGATGATTCAAGACCTCCGATGAATTATTTCTCTATATCAGTATGTCTCTTATACATTAGAAATAAAAAAAAATATAATAAACTTCGGATGTTTCTTGAAAATGAAATAAAAAATAAATTTTTGGATAGAAAAGCTTATTTGAAAACTGATGCAGAATTGATAATTGCAATGCTTGATCTCCAATGCTGTCCTTTTATTTCAGATGAGCTTAAAAAAGAATTGGCCTCTTATTACGAGGTTGAAGAAAATAGAAGATCTTTTTTATCCGAAGCTGTTCCATACTGGTTTACGCATTGGGAAGAATTTGATTTGTCTTTAGCACTTGACAAGAAGCGGGCTTGCGAGGTTTACTAG
- a CDS encoding AAA family ATPase produces MGQTLTEIAETLRDADKKVQLIYAFNASGKTRLSRAFKNLIAPKSQDNDETLDEAILPREKILYYNAFTEDLFYWDNDLLSDGEPKLIIQPNTFTDWIIGEQGKDNDVIANFQHYTNKNLTPVFLEKDGPRVGEKTYPSVSFSLATGDDEATTGIKISKGEESNFIWSVFFTLIEEVVTVLSAAEAEDRSTNKFDKLEYVFIDDPVSSLDDNHLIELAQTLATLIKSAPQDGPKFIITTHNPLFFNVLFNAFKKGLKYQLSQNEDGTFSLDRWNTDSPFSYHLHLIEKLKTASENDGFEKYHYNLLRNILEKTATFMGYEDWADLLPHTADGTSDAYLKRVVDISSHSKHAGDEQPQLSKDDKRVLGYLLGETANKKYEFAARYRMIVEETPDD; encoded by the coding sequence ATGGGACAGACGCTGACCGAAATCGCTGAAACGCTGCGGGATGCCGACAAGAAGGTGCAGCTGATTTATGCGTTTAACGCCTCCGGCAAGACGCGCCTGTCACGGGCGTTCAAGAACCTTATCGCACCTAAGAGTCAGGATAACGACGAAACGCTGGATGAGGCCATTCTGCCCCGTGAAAAAATCCTCTATTATAACGCTTTTACCGAAGACCTCTTTTATTGGGATAATGACCTCTTAAGCGATGGCGAGCCCAAGCTGATCATTCAACCAAACACATTTACCGACTGGATTATAGGTGAGCAGGGCAAGGACAACGACGTCATTGCCAACTTCCAACACTATACCAACAAAAACCTGACACCTGTCTTTCTGGAAAAAGACGGGCCAAGAGTAGGCGAAAAGACCTATCCATCGGTCTCTTTCTCGTTAGCAACGGGCGATGATGAAGCTACGACGGGCATCAAGATTTCAAAGGGTGAGGAAAGCAACTTCATCTGGAGCGTCTTTTTCACGCTTATAGAAGAAGTGGTTACGGTACTGAGCGCTGCTGAGGCTGAGGATCGAAGCACCAACAAATTCGATAAACTCGAATATGTTTTCATTGATGACCCGGTGAGCTCTCTTGACGATAACCATCTCATAGAGCTGGCGCAAACTCTGGCGACGTTGATCAAGTCTGCGCCTCAAGACGGCCCCAAATTTATCATCACGACCCACAATCCGCTATTTTTCAACGTCCTCTTCAACGCTTTCAAGAAGGGGTTGAAGTATCAGTTGTCTCAGAACGAGGACGGTACTTTTTCACTGGACCGTTGGAACACCGATAGCCCATTTTCCTATCATCTGCATTTGATTGAGAAATTGAAAACCGCATCTGAAAATGATGGGTTTGAGAAATACCACTACAACCTTCTCCGAAATATTCTGGAAAAGACAGCGACCTTCATGGGGTACGAGGATTGGGCAGACCTGTTGCCTCATACTGCGGATGGGACCAGCGACGCCTATTTGAAGCGAGTTGTAGATATCTCGAGCCATTCAAAGCACGCTGGAGACGAACAACCTCAGCTTTCAAAAGATGACAAGCGAGTCTTGGGATATCTCCTAGGTGAGACAGCCAACAAAAAGTACGAGTTCGCTGCGCGATATCGGATGATTGTCGAGGAAACGCCTGATGACTGA
- a CDS encoding type I restriction endonuclease subunit R has protein sequence MTEQMTPIAETNRFIVLDKYVRAWEAADSYQSETDLERELVQDLHDQGYEYLPDLKSTNAMLANVRVQLQALNDVQFTDKEWARFVETYLDRPSDSATDKTRKIHDDYIFDFVFDDGRIQNIYLADKVNVCRNKIQVIKQFEQAGTHTNRYDVTILVNGLPLVQVELKKRGVAIREAFNQIHRYSKESFNSDNSLFKYLQIFVISNGTDTRYFANTTKRDKNNFDFTMNWAQADNSLIRDLKDFTATFFEKRTLLNVLLNYSVFDVSDTLLVMRPYQIAATERILRKIKSSFEGKTLSKPESGGYIWHTTGSGKTLTSFKAARLATELDFIDKVFFVVDRKDLDFQTMKEYQRFSPDSVNGSDSTAGLKRNLSKDDNKIIVTTIQKLNNLMKSEGDLPVYTQRVVFIFDECHRSQFGEAQKNLKRKFKQFCQFGFTGTPIFPENASGAETTASVFGSELHSYVITDAIRDEKVLKFKVDYNDVRPQFKAIETEQDEKKLTAAENRQALQHPERIAEISQYILDNFCRKTHRLYGDNKGFNAMFAVSSVDAAKLYYEKLNALQDGSDKPLKIATIFSFAANEEQDAIGDIPDESFEVSALDSSAKEFLNAAISDYNACFQTNFSVDSKGFQNYYRDLAKRVKSKEVDLLIVVGMFLTGFDAPTLNTLFVDKNLRFHGLIQAYSRTNRIYDATKSFGNIVTFRDLEEATVKAITLFGNANTKNVVLEKSYSEYMEGFTDQATGEARRGFIDVVRELEERFPDTTVIEKEADKKTFAKLFGEYLRVENILQNYDEFSSLRELQEIDESDAEAVRAFKERHHLSDDDVDDLKSIEMPADRKLQDYRSAYNDIRDWLRREKASAEHVESTIDWDDVVFEVDLLKSQEINLDYILELIFEHNKKTKSKSELVGEVRRVIRASIGNRAKENLIVDFINQTNLDELGDKADGVIKAFFAFAQAEQCRQAEELITDEKLNAEAAKRYIATSIKREYASENGTELNSILPKMSPLNPQYLTKKRDVFQRISAFVEKFKGVGGKI, from the coding sequence ATGACTGAGCAGATGACGCCGATCGCCGAGACAAATCGCTTTATCGTTCTCGATAAATATGTGCGCGCTTGGGAGGCGGCTGACAGCTATCAGTCTGAGACCGACCTAGAGCGCGAGCTTGTTCAGGATCTGCACGATCAAGGCTATGAGTATCTGCCTGACCTGAAATCAACCAACGCCATGCTGGCAAATGTTCGCGTTCAGCTGCAAGCCCTCAATGATGTTCAATTTACAGATAAGGAATGGGCGCGCTTCGTTGAGACCTATCTTGATCGACCCAGCGACAGTGCCACTGACAAGACCCGCAAGATTCACGACGACTACATTTTTGACTTCGTCTTCGATGATGGTCGTATCCAGAACATCTATCTGGCTGATAAGGTCAATGTCTGTCGCAACAAGATTCAGGTCATCAAGCAGTTCGAGCAAGCGGGCACTCATACGAACCGCTACGATGTGACCATTCTGGTGAATGGGCTGCCGCTAGTGCAAGTCGAGCTTAAAAAGCGCGGCGTCGCCATTCGGGAAGCGTTCAACCAGATCCACCGCTACAGCAAAGAGAGCTTCAACTCGGACAATTCGCTCTTTAAGTACCTCCAGATCTTCGTAATCTCGAACGGCACGGATACGCGCTACTTCGCCAACACGACCAAGCGCGACAAGAACAACTTTGACTTCACGATGAACTGGGCGCAGGCCGATAACAGCCTGATCCGGGACCTGAAGGATTTTACGGCGACCTTCTTCGAGAAGCGCACGTTGTTGAACGTATTGCTGAACTATTCCGTTTTCGACGTCAGCGACACGCTGCTGGTGATGCGTCCCTATCAGATCGCGGCGACTGAGCGAATCTTACGAAAGATCAAAAGCTCGTTCGAAGGCAAGACGCTTAGTAAACCGGAAAGCGGCGGATATATCTGGCACACTACAGGCTCAGGCAAAACGCTGACCAGCTTCAAGGCGGCCCGCCTCGCCACTGAACTCGATTTCATCGACAAGGTCTTTTTCGTGGTCGACCGCAAGGACCTCGATTTCCAAACGATGAAGGAATATCAGCGCTTCTCGCCGGACAGCGTCAATGGATCGGACAGTACAGCCGGGTTGAAGCGGAACCTCTCCAAGGACGACAACAAGATCATCGTCACGACCATCCAAAAGCTCAACAATTTGATGAAGAGCGAGGGCGACCTGCCGGTCTATACCCAGCGCGTCGTCTTTATTTTCGACGAATGCCATCGCAGCCAGTTTGGTGAGGCACAGAAGAACCTCAAGCGGAAGTTCAAACAGTTCTGCCAGTTCGGCTTCACCGGCACGCCGATCTTTCCGGAAAATGCTTCGGGTGCGGAGACGACGGCCAGCGTATTCGGGAGCGAACTTCATTCCTATGTGATCACCGACGCCATCCGCGACGAGAAGGTGCTGAAGTTCAAGGTCGACTACAACGATGTGCGCCCTCAGTTCAAAGCGATCGAAACCGAACAGGACGAAAAGAAGCTGACCGCCGCCGAAAACCGACAAGCTCTTCAGCACCCCGAACGAATCGCCGAGATTTCCCAGTACATTCTCGATAACTTCTGCCGCAAGACGCATCGTCTCTATGGAGACAATAAGGGTTTCAACGCCATGTTCGCGGTGAGCAGCGTTGATGCAGCCAAGCTCTATTATGAAAAGCTGAATGCGTTGCAGGACGGTAGCGACAAGCCGTTGAAGATCGCGACCATTTTTTCATTCGCTGCCAACGAAGAACAGGATGCGATTGGCGACATTCCTGACGAGAGTTTTGAGGTTTCGGCGCTGGACAGCAGCGCCAAGGAATTCCTGAACGCCGCCATCTCGGACTACAACGCCTGTTTCCAAACGAATTTCAGCGTCGATAGCAAAGGCTTCCAGAATTATTACAGGGATCTGGCGAAACGGGTGAAGTCAAAGGAAGTCGACCTGCTCATTGTGGTTGGCATGTTCCTGACCGGCTTCGACGCGCCAACCCTGAACACGCTGTTCGTCGACAAGAATTTGCGTTTTCACGGCCTTATACAAGCCTACTCCCGCACCAACCGCATTTATGATGCGACCAAGTCCTTTGGCAACATCGTTACCTTCCGCGACTTGGAAGAGGCGACCGTCAAGGCGATTACACTCTTTGGCAACGCCAATACCAAGAACGTCGTTCTGGAGAAGAGCTACTCAGAATACATGGAAGGTTTTACGGATCAGGCGACAGGCGAAGCGCGGCGAGGCTTTATCGATGTCGTCCGTGAGCTGGAAGAGCGTTTCCCAGATACCACGGTCATCGAAAAGGAAGCGGACAAGAAGACCTTTGCGAAGCTGTTCGGCGAGTATCTCCGTGTTGAGAATATCCTTCAAAATTATGATGAATTCTCCAGCCTAAGAGAGCTTCAGGAGATCGACGAGAGTGACGCCGAAGCGGTGAGAGCGTTCAAGGAGCGGCATCATTTGAGTGATGATGACGTTGACGACCTCAAGAGCATCGAGATGCCTGCTGACCGAAAGCTCCAGGACTACCGTTCGGCCTACAATGACATTCGGGACTGGCTTCGCCGTGAAAAGGCTAGCGCCGAGCATGTTGAGTCAACGATCGACTGGGATGATGTCGTCTTTGAGGTCGACCTCTTGAAGTCCCAGGAAATAAATCTGGATTACATCCTTGAGCTAATCTTCGAGCACAACAAAAAAACGAAGAGCAAGTCAGAGCTCGTTGGCGAAGTTCGTCGTGTCATTCGTGCCAGTATTGGCAACCGCGCGAAAGAAAACCTCATCGTCGATTTCATCAATCAGACAAACCTTGACGAACTAGGGGACAAGGCCGACGGGGTCATTAAGGCTTTTTTTGCCTTCGCACAAGCCGAACAATGCCGGCAAGCGGAAGAATTGATAACCGATGAAAAATTGAATGCGGAGGCTGCCAAGCGCTACATTGCGACGTCGATCAAGCGCGAATATGCGAGCGAAAACGGCACAGAGTTGAATTCGATCCTTCCAAAAATGAGCCCGCTCAATCCACAATACCTGACAAAAAAAAGAGATGTGTTCCAACGCATCTCTGCGTTCGTTGAAAAATTCAAGGGTGTGGGCGGAAAAATTTAG
- the drt3a gene encoding antiviral reverse transcriptase Drt3a, producing the protein MLDQTFSAHNLRKISEQEKRKGRIRDLIYFKEVKRKTEELKSAIQVTKDFRHRHRGKYSTDKQSEFNIIKEIREEKRKERDDLLLKGLEDVSRVINRKNFEISFTKKSGPNGKPVYVIDKNQPDQLYALKKLEANIAAIYKVRPQNRNQIMDQLIGILSSRFNYHVIRTDITSFFETIPHDRLLGKLKADQLLSQKSMRITEKILFLYADLALTPGKGLPRGLGISSYLSELYMRDFDQKIKSLPDTVFYARYVDDIVILFAPLPGSDVSTKKEEIKNHLLSFSLSMNLKKTEESPLDDDGHPRSRSGWSFEYLGYKLDFGSDLSVTMSKKRLDRYKKRICVSFDRYQSQKTKNSKHAYRLLIKRVRFLTSNTQLTHNKSNAYVGIYFNNRHLNKYKDLKALDNFLGIKIQQILSPSLRRKLNQYSFEAGFKEKNFRRFHKKDEFKEIVKAWKYEK; encoded by the coding sequence TTGCTGGATCAAACATTTTCTGCACATAATCTTCGAAAAATATCAGAGCAGGAAAAAAGAAAGGGACGGATTCGAGATTTAATCTATTTCAAAGAAGTTAAAAGAAAGACTGAAGAACTGAAGTCTGCTATTCAAGTTACAAAAGACTTTAGACACCGTCATCGAGGTAAATACTCGACTGATAAACAATCAGAATTCAATATTATTAAGGAAATTAGAGAAGAAAAACGAAAAGAAAGAGATGATCTCCTTCTTAAAGGACTTGAAGATGTTTCGCGGGTTATTAACCGAAAAAATTTTGAAATTAGTTTTACTAAAAAGAGCGGTCCCAATGGAAAGCCTGTCTACGTTATAGATAAAAATCAGCCAGATCAACTCTATGCACTTAAAAAACTAGAGGCAAATATTGCAGCTATTTACAAGGTTCGTCCACAAAATCGCAATCAAATAATGGATCAGCTTATCGGCATTCTCTCCAGTAGGTTTAATTATCATGTAATTCGCACTGACATAACAAGTTTCTTTGAAACTATTCCCCACGACCGATTGCTCGGTAAGCTTAAGGCAGATCAACTTTTAAGCCAAAAATCAATGCGTATTACAGAAAAAATTCTTTTTCTTTATGCGGATTTAGCTTTAACACCAGGAAAAGGATTACCAAGAGGGTTAGGTATAAGTTCATATCTATCTGAACTCTATATGAGAGATTTTGATCAAAAGATAAAAAGTCTTCCTGATACAGTATTTTATGCCAGATATGTGGATGACATTGTTATTCTTTTCGCACCACTTCCAGGCTCGGATGTCAGCACAAAAAAAGAAGAAATAAAAAATCATCTCCTTTCCTTTTCTCTCTCGATGAATCTCAAAAAAACAGAAGAGTCTCCATTAGATGATGATGGGCATCCGCGATCCAGATCAGGATGGTCTTTTGAATACTTAGGCTACAAGTTAGATTTTGGTTCTGATTTGTCTGTTACGATGAGTAAAAAGAGATTGGATCGGTATAAAAAGAGAATTTGTGTGTCTTTTGATCGATATCAAAGTCAAAAAACAAAAAATTCAAAGCATGCATACCGACTTTTGATCAAAAGAGTTCGCTTTCTTACATCAAACACGCAACTAACGCACAATAAGAGCAATGCTTATGTAGGAATATATTTTAATAATAGACATCTTAATAAATATAAAGATCTTAAAGCTCTTGATAATTTCTTAGGCATTAAAATACAACAAATTTTGAGCCCATCACTTAGAAGAAAGTTAAATCAGTATTCTTTTGAGGCAGGATTTAAAGAAAAAAACTTTAGACGATTCCATAAAAAGGATGAGTTTAAAGAGATAGTGAAAGCATGGAAATATGAAAAATAA
- a CDS encoding helix-turn-helix domain-containing protein, with product MAADIMTIDEVADYLRINRKTAYRLAADSKLPGFRVGGTWRFRRVDIEDWIEREASSQKDKKR from the coding sequence ATGGCAGCTGACATCATGACCATTGATGAAGTCGCCGACTATCTTAGAATCAACAGGAAAACCGCTTACCGCCTTGCGGCCGACAGCAAGCTGCCCGGCTTCAGGGTTGGCGGCACGTGGCGGTTTCGGCGCGTGGATATTGAGGACTGGATCGAGCGTGAAGCCAGTTCGCAGAAGGACAAAAAGAGATGA